A genomic stretch from Alosa sapidissima isolate fAloSap1 chromosome 3, fAloSap1.pri, whole genome shotgun sequence includes:
- the LOC121705223 gene encoding charged multivesicular body protein 6-like: MGNVFGRKGRPSRVTDQDRAVLQLKQQRDKLRQYQKRITLQLEKERSLAKQLLKDGKKERALLLLKKKRYQDQLLDKTENQIGNLERMVQDIEFAQIEMKVIEGLKTGNECLKKMHEVMSIEEVERILDETQEGIEYQKQIDELLAGSLSQEDEEAVLQELEAITQGEEVELPEVPAEPLPEVPQPEPETTPSRSHADREMLAA; this comes from the exons ATGGGAAACGTTTTCGGAAGAAAGGGACGCCCCAGTCGAGTCACCGATCAAGACCGAGCGGTTTTG CAACTAAAACAGCAAAGGGATAAGCTGAGGCAGTATCAGAAGAGGATTACTCTTCagctggagaaagagagatctcTAGCTAAGCAGCTCCTGAAGGATGGAAAGAAAGA gAGGGCCCTTCTTTTGCTCAAGAAGAAGCGTTACCAGGACCAGTTACTAGACAAGACTGAGAATCAGATAGGCAATCTGGAGCGCATG GTGCAAGACATTGAATTTGCTCAGATTGAAATGAAAGTCATTGAGGGACTGAAGACTGGAAATGAATGCCTCAAGAAGATGCACGAG GTCATGTCCattgaggaggtggagagaattCTCGATGAGACCCAAGAGGGCATAGAGTATCAGAAG CAAATCGACGAGCTATTGGCAGGCTCTCTGAGCCAAGAGGACGAGGAGGCTGTGCTACAGGAGCTGGAGGCCATTACTCAG GGAGAAGAAGTTGAGCTTCCAGAAGTACCTGCAGAACCCTTGCCAGAGGTCCCGCAGCCAGAGCCAG AGACAACGCCATCAAGAAGCCACGCTGACAGAGAGATGCTGGCTGCTTAG